From Tripterygium wilfordii isolate XIE 37 chromosome 13, ASM1340144v1, whole genome shotgun sequence, the proteins below share one genomic window:
- the LOC120013748 gene encoding uncharacterized protein LOC120013748, whose amino-acid sequence MPRQKLVASMRKKRTSRFTTPQPPPATEGSTSGAAIDYFDIATLVPEVYLSADLLNKVGVRSEPFGRLRHFCSFIATPDVSSAADVPVYPSLVRAFYRTVEATGPGLYQAILPSGMITFSAADVSASIGHPTSQPPDSGFQPPIPSAQLEDHEWMVQHFTGRRGKFVRKSALPQVMYLVDRLVHGNLWPTGHQSERREEALEILYCIWTGTWFDLGHYYIQSFLAIRRSVEDTKVKVKRLFLPRIITRLLTYLQVLPLTLQSVSLPMEAYDLSNWRISIARIRSAPAGRARYAPGVQQFAEEDEDGEEEDTAPSDADAADHDTRIKEMSDQLTRLEHTFQSHAEYVQQQFQTQGQQITDVLSMLQEMRRDKNLTYVRRKTSGGPTQ is encoded by the coding sequence ATGCCGCGTCAAAAGCTAGTGGCATCCATGCGCAAGAAGCGCACTTCTCGGTTCACAACACCTCAGCCACCTCCTGCAACAGAGGGGTCTACTTCTGGAGCTGCCATTGATTACTTTGACATTGCTACTCTTGTGCCGGAGGTATATTTATCTGCTGATCTGTTGAACAAGGTTGGGGTAAGAAGTGAGCCTTTCGGCCGGCTCCGccacttttgttctttcattgctaccccggatgtttcttctgctgctgatgttccgGTCTATCCAAGCCTGGTGCGTGCATTCTATCGCACCGTGGAAGCAACAGGGCCTGGCCTCTACCAAGCTATATTGCCTTCCGGGATGATTActttttctgctgctgatgttagtgCCAGTATTGGACATCCTACTTCCCAGCCTCCTGATAGTGGTTTCCAGCCACCTATTCCTTCTGCCCAGCTGGAGGATCATGAGTGGATGGTCCAACATTTTACTGGTCGGCGGGGAAAATTTGTTCGGAAATCTGCTCTTCCGCAGGTTATGTATCTTGTGGACCGGCTAGTGCATGGTAACTTATGGCCAACTGGGCACCAGAgtgagaggagggaggaggcCTTGGAGATTCTTTATTGTATCTGGACTGGTACTTGGTTTGATCTTGGCCACTATTATATTCAGTCCTTTTTGGCTATCCGTAGGAGCGTGGAGGACACCAAAGTCAAGGTGAAGAGGCTCTTTCTGCCGCGGATCATCACTCGCTTGCTGACATATCTCCAGGTGCTACCTCTGACTCTGCAGTCTGTCTCTCTTCCCATGGAGGCGTATGATTTGAGCAACTGGCGTATTAGTATAGCTCGTATTCGCTCTGCCCCTGCTGGGAGAGCTCGATATGCTCCGGGTGTGCAGCAGTTTGCGGAGGAGGACGAGGATGGCGAGGAGGAGGATACCGCTCCGAGTGATGCCGATGCTGCTGATCATGATACTCGGATCAAGGAGATGAGCGACCAGCTGACTCGTCTTGAGCACACTTTCCAGTCTCATGCTGAGTATGTCCAGCAGCAGTTCCAGACTCAGGGTCAGCAGATTACTGATGTCCTATCCATGCTCCAGGAGATGCGGCGCGACAAAAATCTCACTTATGTTCGCCGCAAGACCTCTGGTGGACCCACTCAGTAG